From Methanocella paludicola SANAE, a single genomic window includes:
- the cobA gene encoding uroporphyrinogen-III C-methyltransferase, protein MSDKGKVYLVGAGPGDPELLTRKAERLMKEADIILFDALVGEGIKRLFPPGAKLVDVGKRADDHTYPQEEINRMLIATASEYKTVVRLKGGDPYVFGRGGEEAEALRKAGIEVEVVPGITSAIAVPEHAGIPVTHRGCASAVTFITGHEDPAKGEPALNFKALAQMRGTIVILMGVSRLRENVEALLANGKPRDTPVAIIERGTTEKERVTAGTLGNIVGLAELREVRSPAIIVVGEVVRLRGMLK, encoded by the coding sequence ATGAGCGATAAAGGCAAGGTGTACCTGGTCGGTGCGGGGCCCGGCGACCCGGAGCTTTTGACGAGGAAGGCGGAGCGCCTTATGAAAGAGGCGGACATCATCCTGTTCGACGCCCTCGTGGGAGAGGGCATAAAGAGGCTGTTCCCGCCGGGAGCGAAGCTCGTGGACGTCGGTAAGCGGGCGGACGACCACACGTATCCCCAGGAAGAGATCAACCGGATGCTCATCGCCACGGCGTCGGAGTATAAGACGGTGGTCCGGCTCAAGGGAGGCGACCCGTACGTGTTCGGCCGGGGCGGGGAGGAGGCCGAGGCGCTGAGGAAAGCGGGAATAGAGGTCGAGGTGGTGCCGGGCATCACGTCGGCCATCGCCGTGCCGGAGCACGCGGGCATACCGGTCACGCACCGGGGATGCGCCTCAGCGGTCACTTTCATCACCGGCCACGAGGACCCGGCGAAGGGGGAGCCGGCGCTGAATTTCAAGGCGCTGGCGCAGATGAGGGGCACCATCGTCATTTTAATGGGCGTGAGCCGCCTGCGGGAGAACGTCGAGGCGCTGCTCGCCAACGGAAAGCCCCGGGACACGCCGGTGGCCATCATCGAGCGGGGCACCACGGAAAAGGAACGGGTCACGGCAGGCACGCTGGGCAACATCGTGGGCCTGGCCGAATTGAGGGAAGTGCGCTCCCCTGCCATTATCGTCGTGGGAGAGGTCGTGCGGCTGAGGGGCATGTTAAAATGA
- a CDS encoding uroporphyrinogen-III synthase, with amino-acid sequence MKRVALTKRVAVTRPAKFLPAAVEYLRSKGMEAVPVPMMEMVPRKNGDVDAFLERLSAGQVDVIILTSQNGFLFLLERLGDDVEHFLGLVEGVRVLAIGPKTKKALEAHAIWAKMVPSTYSSEGIVKEFSFPRKHVEVLRSDHGNPVLIKGLEAGGAIVHETILYDIVPLKGEAQEAFVREALAGSIDAFTFTSTMTARSLFMTAESMGVLPELKSAMNAKAVAVIGTPTAEFLRENGVRVDVVPRNFTFEEMIDDLAKAL; translated from the coding sequence ATGAAGCGGGTGGCCCTGACAAAGCGGGTGGCCGTCACCCGCCCCGCGAAGTTCCTCCCGGCGGCGGTCGAGTACCTCCGGTCGAAGGGCATGGAGGCCGTGCCAGTGCCCATGATGGAGATGGTCCCCAGGAAGAACGGGGACGTCGATGCCTTCCTGGAGCGGCTGAGCGCCGGCCAGGTGGACGTAATAATACTGACAAGCCAGAACGGCTTTTTATTTCTTCTGGAGCGGCTTGGCGATGATGTCGAGCACTTTTTAGGCCTCGTCGAGGGCGTGCGCGTGCTCGCCATCGGCCCGAAGACGAAGAAGGCGCTGGAGGCCCACGCCATCTGGGCGAAGATGGTCCCGTCCACCTATTCGAGCGAGGGCATCGTCAAAGAGTTCTCCTTCCCCAGGAAGCACGTGGAAGTCCTCAGGAGCGACCACGGCAACCCCGTACTGATCAAGGGGCTGGAGGCAGGCGGGGCCATCGTGCACGAGACCATCCTGTACGACATCGTGCCTCTGAAGGGCGAGGCGCAGGAGGCCTTCGTCCGGGAGGCCCTTGCGGGCAGCATCGACGCCTTCACATTCACCAGCACCATGACGGCGAGGAGCCTTTTCATGACGGCCGAGTCCATGGGCGTCCTGCCGGAGCTTAAATCCGCGATGAATGCTAAGGCCGTGGCTGTCATCGGCACCCCGACTGCCGAATTCTTAAGAGAGAACGGCGTTCGCGTCGACGTGGTGCCCCGTAACTTCACCTTCGAGGAAATGATCGACGACCTGGCAAAGGCGCTTTAA